In Helicobacter mastomyrinus, a single genomic region encodes these proteins:
- the nadA gene encoding quinolinate synthase NadA, translating into MSAHIYNEIKDLLHKLDGLLVAHYYQKDEIVALADLCGDSLELSRKASMSEKPLIVFCGVAFMGQSVKVLAPQKRVIMPRLACCSMARMIDSDYYDESIKTLESYGIDKDSIFPITYINSNADVKAKVAQMGGLVCTSANAQKIFDFALQKGKKIFFLPDRCLGENLARASGKSSALLGRDSQEQMREAQVICYDGFCSVHQLFTPDDVRFYRNKFADIKIALHPECDPSVVEMADFVGSTSQIIKYVQDLPLEQRVAVGTEFNLVNRLRPKYNGKQTTFVLSASKPQCPTMNETTLEDIRDVLLAYEDKKPINEVFLDNEIQKWAKIALDRMLELS; encoded by the coding sequence ATGTCGGCTCATATTTATAATGAAATCAAGGATTTGCTCCATAAGCTCGATGGGCTTTTGGTAGCGCATTATTATCAAAAAGATGAGATTGTAGCCCTAGCAGATTTATGCGGTGATAGCCTAGAGCTATCGCGTAAGGCAAGTATGAGTGAAAAGCCCCTTATTGTATTTTGCGGTGTGGCTTTTATGGGGCAGAGTGTAAAAGTCCTAGCTCCGCAAAAACGCGTCATAATGCCCCGCTTAGCGTGCTGCTCAATGGCAAGAATGATAGATAGCGATTATTATGATGAGAGTATTAAAACCTTAGAATCTTATGGCATAGACAAAGATTCTATCTTTCCTATTACCTATATCAACTCAAATGCCGATGTCAAGGCGAAAGTCGCGCAAATGGGTGGGCTTGTCTGCACGAGTGCGAATGCGCAAAAGATTTTTGACTTCGCCTTGCAAAAGGGCAAAAAAATCTTTTTTCTGCCCGATAGATGTTTAGGAGAGAATCTCGCTCGGGCAAGTGGCAAAAGCTCTGCCTTACTTGGCAGGGATAGCCAAGAGCAGATGAGGGAAGCACAAGTGATTTGCTATGATGGATTCTGCTCTGTGCATCAGCTTTTCACGCCCGATGATGTGCGATTCTACCGCAATAAGTTTGCAGATATTAAAATCGCCCTTCACCCTGAATGCGACCCTAGTGTCGTAGAAATGGCGGATTTTGTAGGCTCGACTAGTCAAATTATCAAATATGTCCAAGATTTGCCACTAGAGCAGAGAGTAGCCGTAGGGACGGAGTTTAACCTCGTTAATCGTCTGCGCCCTAAATATAATGGCAAACAAACAACCTTTGTGCTAAGTGCGAGTAAGCCCCAATGCCCTACGATGAATGAAACCACCTTAGAGGACATACGCGATGTGCTTTTAGCCTATGAGGATAAAAAGCCTATAAATGAGGTGTTTTTAGACAATGAGATTCAAAAATGGGCAAAAATCGCCCTAGATAGAATGCTAGAGCTATCATAG
- a CDS encoding phosphatidylserine decarboxylase codes for MYFSNKVSRLFGRFASYEFFSPLQTFINTVYVKIFHIELDEFAPASSYPSLNALFTRALSVKRSINPNPIVLISPCDSLITQIGKTSEKNALQIKGMEYSVEELLGQKLDRELHYINFYLSPRDYHRYHAPCDMEIYEVRYFGGELLPVNTPSLRKNQDLFVRNERVVVVAKTSSGKWVYFVAIGALNVGSMVMHFESKIQSNAKAHNICYTYRTPIAIRKGEELGMFKMGSTIVLFMEQMIPDINIGQKVKFAQDIGTYA; via the coding sequence ATGTATTTTTCCAATAAAGTTTCGCGACTTTTTGGTCGTTTCGCCTCTTATGAGTTTTTTTCCCCATTGCAAACCTTCATTAATACCGTATATGTCAAAATCTTTCATATTGAGCTTGATGAGTTTGCTCCTGCATCCTCTTATCCATCGCTTAATGCACTTTTTACTCGTGCTTTGAGTGTTAAGCGAAGCATTAATCCTAATCCTATCGTGCTTATCTCTCCGTGTGATTCGCTGATTACACAAATAGGCAAAACAAGTGAAAAAAATGCCCTACAAATCAAGGGTATGGAATATTCTGTTGAAGAACTTCTAGGGCAAAAGCTTGATAGGGAGCTGCATTATATTAATTTCTACCTTTCTCCAAGGGATTATCATCGCTATCACGCCCCTTGTGATATGGAAATTTATGAGGTGCGGTATTTTGGTGGAGAATTGCTCCCTGTAAATACGCCATCATTGCGCAAAAATCAAGATTTGTTTGTGAGAAATGAACGTGTGGTAGTAGTAGCCAAGACTTCTAGTGGCAAGTGGGTATATTTTGTCGCTATAGGTGCGCTCAATGTGGGCAGTATGGTAATGCACTTTGAAAGCAAGATTCAAAGTAATGCTAAAGCACATAATATCTGCTATACCTATCGCACACCTATTGCGATTAGAAAGGGTGAGGAGCTGGGTATGTTTAAGATGGGTTCTACTATCGTGCTATTTATGGAACAGATGATTCCAGATATTAACATTGGACAAAAGGTGAAATTTGCCCAAGATATAGGCACATACGCATAA
- a CDS encoding queuosine precursor transporter, protein MNFWVFAGAAILFACIVVLANYTVQYPVLGTPLTYGALTYPLSFLLMDILSEKYNKPQVLKTLWVGLLLAFIPSLLASEARIAIASVCAFFISQNLDVHLFYYLKNCFPSLWWLRNNASTMISQFIDTMIFFHIAFLFIYPWEQVMAMLLADFCIKAFLALCDTPFFYVFAIRKSKPKIHTK, encoded by the coding sequence ATGAACTTTTGGGTGTTTGCAGGTGCAGCGATACTTTTTGCTTGTATTGTTGTGTTAGCAAATTACACCGTGCAGTATCCTGTGCTTGGGACCCCTCTTACTTATGGTGCACTGACTTATCCGCTAAGCTTTTTGTTGATGGATATTTTGAGCGAAAAATATAACAAGCCACAGGTGCTTAAAACGCTTTGGGTGGGGCTACTTCTCGCCTTTATTCCCTCGCTTTTAGCAAGTGAAGCACGTATTGCTATTGCAAGTGTGTGTGCGTTTTTTATCTCACAGAATCTTGATGTGCATCTCTTTTACTATCTTAAAAACTGCTTTCCTAGCCTTTGGTGGCTACGTAATAACGCAAGCACAATGATTTCACAATTTATCGATACGATGATTTTCTTTCATATCGCCTTTTTATTTATTTATCCGTGGGAGCAGGTTATGGCTATGTTACTAGCTGATTTTTGCATTAAGGCATTTCTTGCTTTATGCGATACACCATTTTTCTATGTCTTTGCCATACGCAAAAGTAAGCCCAAAATCCATACTAAATAA
- a CDS encoding OmpA family protein, with product MLQTTTSRISLTVCGALLMAACATNPFTGESQVSRTAIGAGLVGTGIGALVGKQDRAKGAAIGAGVGALAGGAVGGYMDIQNKKLREELQGTGVSVTKNGDEIMLNMPGDITFKSGSADLSGDFYKVLNSVAKVLNNYEKTIVSVVGYTDSTGSASKNLTFSQQRAQSVATYLKNQGVKTERFVVDGLGQENPVASNTTAEGRAKNRRVEIYLTAITK from the coding sequence ATGCTACAAACAACGACTTCACGGATTTCTCTTACTGTGTGCGGAGCGCTCTTAATGGCAGCTTGCGCCACAAATCCTTTTACAGGTGAATCTCAAGTGAGTAGAACGGCTATTGGTGCGGGATTAGTAGGTACAGGAATTGGTGCATTAGTAGGCAAGCAGGATAGGGCTAAAGGTGCAGCTATTGGCGCAGGAGTAGGTGCATTAGCGGGTGGTGCAGTGGGTGGCTATATGGATATACAAAACAAAAAGCTACGTGAGGAACTTCAAGGCACAGGTGTGAGCGTTACTAAAAATGGAGATGAGATTATGCTCAATATGCCCGGCGATATTACCTTTAAATCTGGCAGTGCTGATTTAAGCGGGGATTTCTACAAGGTGCTTAATTCTGTGGCAAAAGTGCTTAACAACTATGAAAAGACTATCGTTAGCGTAGTGGGCTATACAGACAGCACAGGCAGCGCCTCTAAGAATCTTACATTCTCTCAGCAAAGAGCGCAAAGCGTGGCTACATATCTTAAAAATCAAGGTGTTAAGACAGAGCGATTCGTGGTTGATGGGCTTGGACAGGAGAATCCTGTGGCTTCAAATACTACCGCTGAAGGCAGAGCGAAGAATCGCCGCGTAGAAATCTACCTTACAGCTATTACAAAATAA
- a CDS encoding non-canonical purine NTP pyrophosphatase: MTIILATGNQHKIREFHAMLEGKNAKIYTYSEILEPLEILENGKSFAQNAALKAKAIYQALYTRYTNAPDSLSFLESPLAIIAEDSGLCIPALNGEPGIYSARYARYRHFSHTTQNSDDSENLQCLIEQIKPFAPTSAFFVAHIAFIFIKSLPLPPLTQCEVQHCEGVLYGEVISEIRGDKGFGYDPIFVPDIANPLKKTLAEFEVSAKNAISHRKKALSSCIKMLFPTLN, encoded by the coding sequence ATGACGATTATTTTAGCCACAGGTAATCAGCACAAAATCCGCGAGTTTCACGCTATGCTAGAAGGGAAAAATGCAAAAATATATACATATAGCGAGATTTTAGAACCTTTAGAGATTTTAGAAAATGGCAAGAGTTTTGCCCAAAATGCCGCGCTTAAGGCAAAAGCCATTTATCAGGCATTATATACGCGATATACAAATGCGCCAGATTCTCTATCATTTTTAGAATCTCCTCTTGCCATTATCGCCGAGGATAGTGGGCTATGTATCCCTGCACTCAATGGAGAGCCGGGTATTTATAGTGCAAGATATGCGCGATATAGGCATTTTTCCCACACAACGCAAAATAGTGATGATAGTGAAAATCTCCAATGCCTTATAGAACAAATCAAGCCCTTTGCTCCTACATCTGCCTTTTTTGTTGCACATATTGCATTTATTTTTATCAAATCTTTGCCTCTGCCGCCATTGACACAATGTGAAGTGCAGCATTGTGAAGGTGTGCTATATGGCGAGGTCATAAGCGAGATAAGGGGAGATAAGGGCTTTGGCTATGATCCTATCTTTGTGCCTGATATTGCAAATCCTCTCAAAAAGACTTTAGCAGAATTTGAAGTAAGTGCTAAAAATGCTATATCTCATCGCAAAAAAGCCCTCTCTAGCTGTATCAAAATGCTTTTTCCCACTTTAAATTAA
- a CDS encoding thiamine-phosphate kinase codes for MQGFDRESYFLTLLEKEGITRGVGDDCCILDIHPLPSYLLPHKAHIHKSHTHTQTIKSLVVGMDSFCEEVHFLRDWFSPYELATKAFLVNYSDIIAMNATPLYAALSVALPKDWGRAEIKAFVRGIGDFCRKYHIWLIGGDTISAAKMQIHITLFGKAHKHTLYRDRIKPKSILCYTNDRYPQNTITQCYKVLKNLLNLPNGRIAKAKGRFLSPHIRAPFIRECAPFLKGGMDISDGILAEITRICAINHLFFKPCMPFFAPYLKPLLQSGESYEMLIAIDSKDFLRLKRKAARHRIKVCKLGTFTRQRQILPSFKHWH; via the coding sequence ATGCAGGGCTTTGATAGGGAATCTTACTTTCTCACCTTGCTTGAAAAAGAGGGTATCACAAGGGGTGTGGGTGATGACTGCTGCATTTTAGATATACACCCCTTGCCCTCATACTTGCTCCCACATAAAGCCCATATACACAAATCCCACACACACACACAAACTATAAAGTCGCTTGTTGTAGGTATGGATAGTTTTTGTGAGGAGGTGCATTTTTTGCGCGATTGGTTTTCTCCTTATGAACTCGCTACAAAGGCGTTTTTAGTCAATTATTCCGATATTATCGCTATGAATGCCACACCGCTTTATGCTGCCTTAAGCGTGGCGTTGCCAAAGGATTGGGGGAGGGCTGAAATCAAGGCATTTGTGCGAGGAATAGGTGATTTTTGCCGCAAGTATCATATATGGCTTATCGGTGGAGATACCATTAGCGCGGCAAAAATGCAAATCCACATTACACTCTTTGGCAAAGCACACAAGCACACACTTTATCGCGATAGAATAAAGCCCAAAAGCATATTATGCTACACAAATGACAGGTATCCTCAAAATACTATCACTCAATGCTATAAAGTGCTAAAAAATCTATTAAATCTACCTAATGGTAGGATTGCTAAAGCAAAAGGGAGATTCTTATCTCCGCATATTCGCGCTCCATTTATCCGTGAATGCGCTCCATTCCTTAAGGGCGGTATGGATATATCTGATGGAATCTTAGCCGAAATCACCCGCATTTGCGCGATAAATCATCTTTTCTTTAAGCCTTGTATGCCATTTTTTGCGCCGTATTTAAAGCCATTATTGCAAAGTGGAGAATCCTATGAAATGCTTATTGCCATAGATTCTAAAGACTTTTTAAGGCTTAAGAGAAAGGCTGCACGTCATAGAATCAAAGTGTGTAAACTTGGTACATTCACGCGGCAAAGGCAGATCCTACCATCTTTTAAGCATTGGCATTAA
- the nadC gene encoding carboxylating nicotinate-nucleotide diphosphorylase, with protein sequence MTSHSIYTFITQAISEDLGRGDLYALFAPTKKAKAYVLAKEDGIFSGELYLTALAQYFHLNLTFLRKDGQSFHQGEHLCELEGGYVEILQCERVLLNILAHSSGIATLAHHYSTLIKDTPVKLLDTRKTRPLLRELEKYSIRNGGAHNHRFGLDTMLMLKDTHLAHIADLKAIISNARDKLPFMCPIEVECDTFNAAKAAMEAGVDVVMCDNMKLAQIREVVAYRNVNAPHITLEASGNINLNNIREYALSGVNAISVGSLIHQAKWLDLSLKIKD encoded by the coding sequence ATGACCTCACATTCTATTTATACTTTTATCACTCAAGCTATTAGCGAGGATTTGGGCAGGGGCGATTTGTATGCGCTTTTTGCACCCACGAAAAAGGCTAAAGCCTATGTGTTGGCTAAAGAAGATGGCATATTCTCGGGGGAGTTGTATCTCACAGCCTTAGCGCAATATTTTCATCTCAATCTTACCTTTTTGCGTAAAGATGGACAATCCTTTCATCAAGGGGAACATTTATGCGAGTTAGAGGGCGGTTATGTGGAGATTTTGCAATGTGAGCGTGTGCTTTTAAATATCCTCGCTCATAGTAGCGGTATAGCCACTCTCGCCCATCATTATAGCACTTTGATAAAAGATACTCCTGTCAAACTCCTTGATACACGTAAGACTCGTCCATTGCTGCGGGAGCTTGAGAAATATTCTATCCGCAATGGCGGGGCACATAATCATCGCTTTGGATTAGATACGATGTTGATGTTAAAAGATACGCATTTAGCACATATAGCGGATTTAAAGGCGATTATTAGCAATGCAAGGGATAAACTGCCATTTATGTGTCCTATTGAAGTAGAATGCGATACATTTAATGCTGCTAAAGCAGCTATGGAAGCAGGGGTTGATGTAGTGATGTGCGATAATATGAAACTAGCACAGATTAGGGAGGTTGTCGCTTATCGTAATGTCAATGCGCCGCATATTACCCTAGAGGCGAGTGGGAATATCAATCTCAATAATATTAGAGAATACGCGCTAAGCGGCGTTAATGCCATTAGTGTAGGCTCACTCATACATCAGGCTAAATGGCTTGATTTGAGTTTGAAAATCAAGGACTAG
- a CDS encoding superoxide dismutase: MFELRKLPYGTNEFGSFISEEAFSYHYGKHHQTYVNNLNNLIKGTEFENAALGDIVLKSSGGLFNNAAQVYNHDFYWDCISPKSSEASAELSSAINAEFGSMDSFKEKFLASSTTLFGSGWNWLVYNAQSKKLEIVQTSNAATPVTDGKVPLLVVDVWEHAYYIDHRNARPAYLEAFWKHINWAFVSCSYEWALKEGINSAEFYMNELHPVK, translated from the coding sequence ATGTTTGAATTACGTAAATTGCCTTATGGCACGAACGAATTTGGAAGCTTTATTAGCGAGGAGGCATTCTCATATCACTATGGCAAACATCATCAAACCTATGTGAATAACCTCAATAATCTTATCAAAGGTACAGAGTTTGAAAATGCTGCTCTTGGCGATATTGTGTTGAAATCAAGCGGAGGGCTTTTTAATAATGCTGCTCAAGTGTATAATCACGATTTTTATTGGGACTGCATAAGCCCTAAAAGCAGTGAAGCAAGTGCAGAGCTAAGCTCGGCTATCAATGCAGAATTTGGCTCTATGGATAGCTTTAAAGAAAAGTTCCTCGCTTCTAGCACAACGCTTTTTGGCTCGGGCTGGAATTGGCTCGTGTATAACGCACAAAGTAAAAAGCTTGAAATCGTGCAAACAAGCAATGCTGCTACTCCTGTAACTGATGGCAAAGTGCCGCTTTTGGTTGTCGATGTGTGGGAACACGCTTATTATATTGACCATAGAAATGCGCGTCCTGCATATTTAGAAGCGTTTTGGAAGCATATTAATTGGGCTTTTGTCTCTTGCTCTTATGAATGGGCGCTCAAAGAGGGCATTAACTCTGCTGAATTCTATATGAACGAACTCCACCCAGTTAAATAG
- a CDS encoding radical SAM protein produces MEIVFGPVHSRRFGRSLGVDLSPKIKQCNFDCVYCELQKAKSVDSMGDVVPLQEIIESVKKALEMHQCDVLTLTANGEPTLYPHLKDLISNLKKIVPDSIKLLLLTNGSLLWKADIREALQGLDILKFSCDSLEKRAFKRIDRPHSSLSLETIKEGIVRFCEEFKGEIVAEVLFVKGINDSLSQAQEIAAFLASLPLCRVDIGSIDRPPAYKVEAISDERLETLAQCFYAYPHLQVNLPKRKDSNNISSQQAKSYTQEQLLGLIKRRPLSIKDAQNMFDSQTLALLDTLCQKGDIKHCRVGLDTFYQV; encoded by the coding sequence ATGGAAATTGTCTTTGGTCCTGTGCATTCACGGCGATTTGGACGCTCACTAGGGGTTGATTTATCCCCTAAGATAAAGCAATGCAATTTTGACTGCGTGTATTGTGAGCTACAAAAGGCTAAAAGTGTAGATTCTATGGGTGATGTAGTGCCTTTGCAAGAAATTATAGAATCTGTGAAAAAAGCCCTAGAGATGCATCAATGCGATGTTTTGACGCTTACTGCCAATGGAGAACCAACGCTCTATCCACATCTCAAAGACTTAATTAGCAATCTTAAAAAGATAGTGCCAGATTCTATAAAATTACTCTTGCTTACTAATGGCTCGCTTCTATGGAAAGCAGATATACGTGAGGCGCTTCAAGGGCTTGATATTCTTAAATTTTCTTGCGATAGCCTAGAGAAAAGGGCGTTTAAACGTATCGACCGCCCGCATTCTAGCCTTTCTTTAGAAACTATCAAGGAGGGCATTGTGCGCTTTTGCGAGGAATTTAAGGGAGAGATTGTGGCTGAAGTGCTGTTCGTTAAAGGCATAAACGATAGCCTTTCTCAAGCGCAAGAAATTGCCGCATTTTTAGCGAGTTTGCCACTTTGTCGTGTAGATATAGGCAGTATCGACCGCCCACCAGCTTACAAAGTAGAGGCGATAAGCGATGAGAGATTAGAGACGCTTGCACAATGCTTTTATGCCTATCCGCATTTGCAAGTCAATCTCCCAAAACGCAAGGATTCAAACAATATATCATCACAACAGGCTAAATCCTACACACAAGAGCAATTACTAGGCTTAATCAAACGCAGGCCATTAAGCATAAAAGACGCACAAAATATGTTTGATTCTCAAACTTTAGCACTCTTAGATACATTATGCCAAAAAGGCGATATAAAGCATTGTAGAGTAGGGCTTGATACTTTTTATCAAGTGTGA
- a CDS encoding murein transglycosylase domain-containing protein, producing MKILSAHKTMTLCYALPLISLFYGCSTSTQNANITITDDPQYAMRQIAGNQLRVYGNDEKVLLRNIKEAKRQYAKITQTLSGNIAKRWSKEDITLPSAQVYVKYSNEYRTRVSVNFATGAIRIESIDGVNTLEKAIVNTLLMSQNPNHMDLYSSGDVEIKGKPFLAGLVKDNEGEDILSSWRAQKYAKYLITNALKTRNDERGKLVNYVDLQMVGDYQSKSEHKYEAIVQKYAHKYNVPPALVLGIIQTESNFNPYAVSGAPAYGLMQIVPSTAGADAYELINGKKGMPTKEMLFDPETNIHYGVAYLSILFNRYLPDVKNKQSQEYCVIAAYNAGAGSVLRTFHNDKAQAFARINALSPTKVYDTLHSKHPSSEARRYLLKVTTYKKNYEHLK from the coding sequence TTGAAGATTCTATCCGCACATAAGACTATGACGCTCTGCTACGCGCTTCCTCTTATAAGTTTATTTTATGGCTGCTCTACCTCCACTCAAAATGCAAATATTACAATAACCGATGATCCACAATACGCAATGCGACAAATCGCTGGAAATCAGCTTAGAGTCTATGGCAATGATGAAAAGGTGCTTTTGCGTAATATCAAAGAAGCTAAAAGACAATATGCCAAAATTACGCAGACTCTAAGCGGCAATATCGCTAAACGATGGAGCAAAGAAGACATCACATTACCAAGTGCGCAAGTCTATGTAAAATACTCTAATGAATACAGAACAAGGGTGAGTGTGAATTTTGCCACAGGAGCGATTCGTATAGAAAGTATCGATGGGGTGAATACGCTAGAAAAGGCTATTGTCAATACACTTTTAATGTCGCAAAACCCAAACCATATGGATTTGTATTCAAGTGGTGATGTAGAGATTAAGGGAAAACCCTTTCTTGCTGGGCTTGTCAAGGATAATGAGGGGGAAGATATACTTAGTTCTTGGCGAGCACAAAAATATGCTAAATATCTCATAACAAACGCCCTCAAAACACGCAATGATGAGAGGGGGAAGCTTGTCAATTATGTCGATTTGCAAATGGTGGGGGATTATCAAAGCAAGAGCGAACACAAATATGAAGCCATAGTACAAAAATATGCACATAAATATAATGTCCCCCCTGCCCTTGTGCTAGGCATTATCCAAACAGAATCTAACTTCAATCCCTATGCAGTGAGTGGTGCACCAGCCTATGGACTTATGCAAATCGTCCCTAGCACAGCGGGAGCGGACGCGTATGAGCTTATCAATGGCAAAAAAGGTATGCCTACAAAAGAAATGCTTTTTGACCCAGAGACAAATATTCATTACGGCGTGGCTTACCTAAGCATACTTTTTAATCGCTATTTGCCTGATGTGAAAAATAAGCAAAGTCAAGAATACTGCGTGATTGCCGCTTACAATGCGGGGGCTGGAAGTGTGCTAAGGACATTCCATAATGACAAAGCACAGGCATTTGCGCGTATCAACGCCCTTAGTCCCACAAAGGTGTATGATACACTTCATTCTAAGCACCCATCTAGCGAGGCAAGACGCTACCTTCTTAAAGTTACTACCTATAAGAAAAATTACGAGCATCTCAAATAA
- a CDS encoding arginyltransferase: MRLVEFYSEQKACSYIDSKKSIFRYFHIQNVTPSFYYGLLERGWRRFGNYFFTPMCEGCTDCISIRTLIDDFTFSKNHKRVLKKAQNIDIYIQKPTISQAHIELYNRYHQSMRDKKGWEYSPVTPESYMDMFVDGHQDFGYEMLYFMDSQLIGVGLVDVVFDSITAVYFYYDHRFATYSLGTLNILKQIQIAKENGLRYFYPGYWIKDHYCMGYKERFTPFEVLKNIPDVFEIPLWEMYEGLKEK; encoded by the coding sequence ATGCGATTAGTTGAATTTTATTCCGAGCAAAAAGCGTGTAGTTATATCGATTCTAAAAAGAGCATATTCCGCTATTTCCATATCCAAAATGTAACGCCTAGCTTTTATTATGGGCTGCTAGAGCGAGGTTGGCGGCGGTTTGGGAATTATTTTTTCACCCCGATGTGTGAGGGCTGCACGGATTGCATTTCTATCCGCACACTTATTGATGATTTTACATTTAGCAAGAATCATAAGAGAGTGCTAAAAAAGGCTCAAAATATCGATATATACATACAAAAGCCCACTATCTCACAAGCCCATATAGAGCTTTATAATCGCTATCATCAATCTATGCGGGATAAAAAAGGTTGGGAATACTCCCCCGTAACGCCTGAATCTTATATGGATATGTTTGTCGATGGGCATCAGGATTTTGGCTATGAGATGCTGTATTTTATGGATTCTCAACTTATTGGCGTGGGGCTAGTCGATGTGGTTTTTGATAGCATTACAGCGGTGTATTTCTACTATGACCATCGCTTTGCTACTTACAGCTTAGGCACACTCAATATTTTAAAGCAAATTCAAATCGCTAAGGAAAATGGCTTAAGATACTTCTACCCGGGCTATTGGATAAAGGATCATTATTGTATGGGCTATAAGGAGCGATTCACCCCCTTTGAAGTGCTAAAAAATATCCCCGATGTCTTTGAAATCCCCCTTTGGGAGATGTATGAGGGTTTAAAGGAGAAATAA